GGGTGGGGCGGAACACGGGTGCCGGGGTGTAATCCGGTAATCTGAATTGTTCTGAGGCCACGATGTAGCCGGCAGGAACGGCGGACGTTGCTTGTTTGGATTTCACGTAAAGGTTCAGGAAATACTCCGTTCCGGGTTTATTCTTCACGTTCCTGAGTGGAATCGTGAGCTGTTTGTTTGCCCCGGGGGCGAGATGTTGCGTGGGCAGGGTTCCGGACTGTACGGTTTCCGTGTTTGCCTGTATTGTGTACTCGATCGTGTATTGATTCAAGTTCGTGAAATCGTATCGATTTTCTACCCGGATGATTCCTTTTCTCAGATCAACGGGTTGGAACCACACGTACTGGTAGGCCTTTTTCACTTCGGTTAAACCGGGGTGCGGTTCTCGATCAGGGCCGACCACTCCGTTACACAAAAAGTTTCCGTCAGACGGGGAGTTTTCCCCGAAATCTCCGCCGTATGCCCAGAACGGGGTTCCTTCTTCATCTTGCACGAGGATTCCTTGGTCAATCCAATCCCAGATGAACCCGCCTTGTAGATTGGGATAACGGTAGATCACATCCCAGAGGTCCATGAGGTTTCCGGTGCTGTTTCCCATGGCATGGGCATATTCCGACATGATATAAGGGCGATCCGTTTGCGTGTTGCCCCATTTCTCCAGCGTGGTTGCGCCCGGGTATTGCGGGCAGTAGATGTCCGTGTTCCATTCGAGAAGGGCTCTCTCGTACTGTACGGGACGTGTCGTGTCCTTGGATTTTAGCCAGTTGTAAGTCATGTAGAAGTTATACCCGTTCCCGGCTTCATTCCCTAGAGACCAGAACGTGACACAGGGATAATTCTTCCCGGTTTCGTACATGTTTATGGTCCGATCTATATGGGCGTTCAGCCAGTTCGGGTTATTTCCTAGTGTTCTTCCTTTGCGAAGATCGTAGCCCATGCCGTGGGATTCTATATTCGCTTCGTTACAAACGTAGAATCCGAATTCATCACAAAGCTCGTAAAAGCGTCTTTGCTGGGGGTAATGGCAGCATCGTACGGCATTAATATTGTGGCGTTTCATGTTCTCGAAATCCTTGCGCATATCCGCCTTGCTGAGAACGTGACCCGTGTGCTCGTTGTGTTCATGATAATTCACGCCTTTAATCAGTACGGCACGACCGTTTACTAGGAATTGGTTCCCCCGGATTTCCAGTTTTCGGAAACCGACCCGGAAAGGAATGATTTCCGGTTTTTTCCCCGGTTGTTCGATCCGGATAAACAGCTGGTACAGGTTTGGGGTTTCGGCCGTCCATGGGGCGACTTGGGCTATCTTCGTGTCGAAATGGACTGTTGCGATGGAATCTATTTTAATGGTTTGTGTCCCTTCTGCCACTCGTGTTCCCGAGGTGCTTTCCAGTTGGTAGGAGACGGTGACTTGGCCCGTTTGCCGGGGATTGGCGTTTTCTAGGAATAAATCCAGCCCGAAAAGTCCGTTTTTGTATGTGCTGTCCAGATCTTGTTGGATCGAGAAATCTCGAAGATGTACGGGGGATTGTGCGAACAAGTAAACGTCCCGTTCGATCCCGCTGATTCTCCAAAAGTCCTGACATTCCAGGTAGCTTCCCGTCGACCATCTGTATACTTCAAGGGCGATAAGGTTACGCCCCGGTTTCAAGTAGCGGGTAATGTTATATTCCACGGCTGTCTTGGAATCCTCGCTATACCCGACTTTTGTGCCGTTCACGTACAGGTAGCATCCCGATTTTACCGCACCGATATGTAGGAATATCTCTTTCCCGTTCCATTGTTCGGGTATCTCGATGTATTTCCGGTAAGATCCCACTGGATTTTCCTCCGGCAAAAGAGGTGGTTGTGGGTTACGAGGACAGAATTCGTAAGGGTGATTCGTGTAAAGTGCAGTTCCGTAACCGTTTACTTCCCAGTTTGCCGGGACGTCAATTTCTCCCCATGCAGAATCGTCGAAATCTGTTTTATAGAAGTTCATGGGGCGTTTTTTGTAGGAGGGAACCCAGTTGAATTTCCATTTCCCGTTGAGCGATTTGTAATCAGGGGATGTGTTGAAATCATTACTCCGGGCTTTATCCACATTACTGTAGGTCATGAATGCCGTCCGGGGATATTCTTTCCCGATAAAGGGTATGGTCTCGTCTTGCCATTCCGGTTTCACTTGCATGAAAGCCATGGAACAGATTAAACAACAGATAATCGTGGAGAATAGTTTTTTCATTTTGTATGTAGTTTGAGGTTTTGAAGTCTAAAGATAGTGTTTTTTTGTTAAAAGTGGTATCCTGTTTCTTCAAACCTTCAATATAGTGTGTGTCAAGAAAATAATTTGAACAGAATGATCATTCATGATGACAAACAAAACTATATCTTTGCTGCCAATTTAATGTAATCATTTACAGTTATGAATGTAAAAGCTAAAGGATACGTGTTAGGGGTCATTGCGGCAGCAACTTACGGGATGAATCCCTTGTTTGCCCTTCCCCTGTACGAGGCGGGGATGAATCCGGATTCAGTTCTTTTTTTCAGGTATTTGTTTGCTATTCCGGTGTTGGGAGCGATGATTAAGTTGCGGGGAAGAGATTTCAAATTGAAGCGGAAGGAGATTCTGCCGTTAATTATCATGGGGTTGCTGGTGGCTCTCTCGTCACTTACTTTGTTCCAGAGTTATAATTACATGGCAGCCGGTATTGCATCGACCTTGTTGTTCGTTTACCCGATCATGGTGGCCTTGATCATGGCTTTTCTCTTTAAAGAGAAACTGACGTTACAAACAATTTTGTGTATCATGTTGGCATTGGGTGGTATTGCCTTGCTTTACAAGGGGGAGGATGGTTCGGTGTTGAGTCTGACGGGAGTGATTCTTGTTATCGCCTCGGCCTTGTCATATGCCATTTACATTGTCGCTGTGAATAGACCCTTGTTGCGAGAGATTGCGACACTAAAGCTGACATTCTATGTTTTAGTTTTCGGGTTGTCTCTGTTTTTGGTTCGTGTCGATTTCGGGGCTAGTCTGCGTGTAGTAGACACATGGTATTTGTGGGGTAATCTGGTTGCCTTGGCCGTGTTCCCGACTGCTATATCGTTTCTTTGTACCACTCAGGCCATCCAGTATATCGGTTCGACCCCAACTGCTATTTTAGGGGCGTTGGAGCCTTTAACAGCCGTGTTCTTCGGGGTGACGGTTTTCGGGGAGCCTTTAACCGTAAGAGTGGGGTGCGGGATCATGATGATCGTTTTTGCCGTGACGATTATTGTTGCGGGAAGTAATGTTACGACTTATTTAGTACGTTTTAGGAAACTTTTCCCGAAACTCCCGATAAAGAGAAAGCCGACGTGTTAACTGACAAATAAGAGAGAGGACCGTAATGATATGGTCCTCTCTTTTCATAATTAGTCTTTGTGGGAATTAAGATATTTATTGATTTGATATTCTAAGCTACCTAGTTGATGAAAACCGCTGGCGACGATAATCCCGTTTTGATCCACCAATACCTTGTGAGGTATTCCTCGGATAGCATACCAAAGAACGACGGGATCTTTCCATCCTAACAGGTTGCTCCCGTCTATCCAAGGTATTTTTTCCTCTTCGAATGCTTTCTCCCACGCTTTTTTATTGTCATCTAATGACACGCTGACCACTTCAACGCCTTTCTCGTGATAGTCTGCGTACATTTTTTTAATTGAAGGTATGGTTGCTCGACACGCACCACACCAGGATGCCCAAAAGTCCACAAGAACAAGTTTATGTTTTTTATACACGTCCGAGAATTTTATGGTTTCCCCGTTATGGCCTTTCATCTCGAAATCAATACATGGTTTACCGGGGACATTGATCCTTGCATACTTGATAAACTCGAAGTAACGTTGACAGTTTTCCATCTTCTGTACCTTGGGTGAAAAACTTTTCAGTTCGGTTTCAAATTCATCCAAGGATAAGAAATTACGTACATAAATATCCAACACTTTCAGGAATCGTTCGTCATCTCTATTCTCTCGAATGGCATTCTTGGCAAACTCGACCTTTTCTTTCACCAGTACTTGATGTTTTTTATAAATGCTGTCTTTGTAATCTTGGGAAAAATCGTTTTCACCCCAAATTACTTTTCGATATTCATTCTCTTGTTTCTCGATGAGGGACATCTCCTTTCTGAATACTTCGTATTTGTCCTGCGCAAGTAAACTGACGAGAGGGCAGAACGTTAAAATAATGATTATAAATATGTTCTTCATGATATTTCGGGATTAAATCATTCTTGTTTTTTAGCCACCGCTTGGAATTTACACTGGATGGTCGGGTAGATGGAAGATGATATTTTCACGTTTAGAATTCCCCGTTGCCCGTCTTGGTTCTCGAAGCCGATGACACTTCCGGTTGTCACTTCGACTTTATTCACGGCTTTCGAGAAGTCCATCTGTTCCAGTTCCGCGTCTCCGGCAAGGTCAAAATTAACATCATCCAGTGGAATAAACTTTGTTGTCCTCATGGATGACGCATCGTAATTCATCCCATCTACCACGAACAGGGCTTGCGTTTCCTTGTCGGCCGGATTCAGGAAATAGTGTTTCCCGTCGTTTGCCGTGTAGGCCGCCACGTCGATCTCGTCCTTGTGAGTCCCGTAAGTGTTATTCGAATAGGCCTTGTATTTTGCCGGATTAAAAAACATACTTCCTTGAGTTTTGCCAGCAAGTTTATACAACCATAACCAACTCGTGTTTCGAACATAGTTCACGATCTTGAACGAGGATTTTATACTTCCAGATTTTCCCTTGTCGTTATACGCTTTGAAGGTCATGCTGAGCACTTCGCCCACGATTGCTTTGTCATTGGGTACGATAACGGGATAAATCATCATCACGGTGGAAACGGGACGGGATAAATATCCCTCTTCGTCTACCGTCAGTTCCAGTGTTTCATCCACTAGAGCGAACCGGATAGAATCCTTCAATTCATTGAAATCATGGCTCTTTTCCACGATTTCAATGCGACGTAAAGTAGCCCCGTTAGTCGACGCTATAAACTTGAAACTTATCGTGTCTCCCGGCAGGGCTACCACCGTGTCAACCGTTTCCATTAATGCCATACTCACTCCATCGGAGGGTTCCAATACGTCGCCGAGTGAGCAGGCAACCATCAATGACATAATAATTAATGCTTGGAATCCGTTTTTCAATATATTCATTTTCATCATATTGTTTGGTATTATAAAGGTTTTTGCTCTACTACGAAATTGTGTTCCAATTCGGCCTTCGGAATAGGGAAGCATAATTGATCGTCATGCTCGAAGTTCGGGTTCATGTCTTTCAACTTCCGACGACCGCCCTCGGTATATCTCACGGCGAGATAGAATATAGCCCCGTTTTCCATCCCGATTTCCCGTACATTCTCCCGGAACACCTCTTCCAGCACGTCTGACAGGGAACTGTAATCGGCCGCCTCAAAAGTCGTGTTACCGGAGCGAAGACGCAGGACATTTAGCACGTCCAGACAATCCTTTATGGAGGCATTCGTGCGAGCCATAGCCTCGGCCTTGATCAAGTACATCTGGGCCACCCGCATGTAGTACATCGGGCAATCGCCGGACGTGACGTAATGTTTCTTCCACACCTGCGTCTTTCGTGTAGCCGTCCCGTTGCCGAGCATCACGGAGTCGAAAGTAGCCTCGTAACGCTTATCGTCTTGGGTCAGAATCTCGAAATACATCTCTGTCGGTTTATAGGTTGCACCACCGAACATTTTGAACAGGCTGCCCACGTTATCATCCATGCTAGGTGGAGTCTTGATATGTCTCGTGAACATCAACTCTTTTGAAGAGTACCCGTTGGCAAAAATGTCTTCGTATTTGTCTTCCAATCCGAACTCATCACTGGCAATCACTTCATTTGCCAACCGAATCGCCTCCGCGTAGTCACCCTCTTCTCCGCGATTCATTAGAATATCCGCTTTAAAAGCTTTGGCCGTTGTCGCGCAGGAGCGGTATTTGGAATAAAATCGGGGACCGTGCTGTATCGCGTAGTCTAGGTCCTCGAATATTTTCTCGTAACTCTCTTTCACGGAACTGCGTCCCATGCTATTATTTGAGATGGATGAAGGTTCCAGACGGATGATCGGCCCGAGAGGGCTGTTTATATCCCAGAAATACCCGTATCTTCTTAGTAGGAACGCATGGCCGAATGCACGGGCAAATTTGGCCTCTGCCAGCATTTCCGTTTTCCGGTTTTCACCAAATAGGTTCTCGGATAATTTTTCCACGTAATAGATGAAATTATTTGCCGCGTTTACCATCTTGTAAGCTAATTCCCAAGGATCGGCAACGTACGAGTATTCTTCAGTCAATTTGAAACCTAGCAGGCCGTCCGTCTCGAATGTTCCCCGGTAGGTCCCGGTTAATAATCCCGTGCGATATTCGTTGTCGCAAATGTAATTCGCGCTCATTGTCCCGTAACCCTGTAAATTCGAGAAGATGCCGTTTAACGCCGTTTCTGCGGAAGTCTCGTTCGTGATGGCGTTTTCCCCGACTAAATCATGTGGGGGGAGTTCATCATCGAACATGCTGTCACATCCTGTTATTGCAAAGAGAAACAATAAACTACATAAAAATATCTTGTTCATAATCAAATCATTTAATGGTTACTTTCACTCCGAAATTGAACGTTCTGGTTTTTGGGTAAGCCTCCGTGTCGACCGAGGCTCCTTGGATGGCATCACTGCTCCACGATTCGGGAGAGGGGCCGGGATAGGACGTGAAGGTATACACGTTATTCGCAGAGGCGAAAACACTGATGTTCCCGAATATCTTTGTCTTGTCCACGATGTACTTGGGGAACCTGTATTCCAAATTGACATTTTGTATTTTAAGATACGAGGCGTTATAGACGGAGAAGTCTGTAAAATCATTGTTGTAGAAATCTAGCCGCACGCACGGGTAATTGCTATCCGGGTTTTCCGGGGTCCAGCGTTTCAGCGCAACGTCCAGCACGTTCGCTGTCCCCGTGGAGGCAAAACAGAATTGATTGGCCTCTGCCGTCCATGCCTTTTGCGCCCCGTAACTGAATGTTCCCTGCACGCTAAGGGTGAGGCCTTTCCAGCTTAAACGGGTGTTGAACCCTCCTTCGAAATCCGGGCGGGAACATCCTAACACGATTTTATCCTCGTGGTTCCCGTACACTTTATTTACCCGGCCGTCACCGTCCTGATCGACAAATTTCAAATCTCCGGGAATGGTTTTCCGGTAAGAATATTGCTCTTGGTATTGATAGTCCGGGTTCAGTGATTCGTAGTAGTCAATTTCAGCTTGAGAACGGAATACCCCGTCAGTTTCAAATCCATAGATTAATCCCAGTGATTCTCCTTCCCGGATAACCGTGTTACTTAGGTAGGTTTGTCCAGGGGCAGAGATGTATTCCGCATCAAGTCCGGTAATTTTGTTTTTGTTCTTCCCGATATTGAAACCGAAAGACCAATTCCAATCCTTGTTTTGGATGATCGTGGCCGAGATGTCAAATTCCACTCCCTTGTTCTCGATGTTGGCAAAATTCACGCTGGTTGATTCCATCCCGGTACTCAATGCCATGGTGAAAGGGTATAACAGGCCTTTCGTGGTCTTCTTGTAGAAACCTAAGGAACCTCTTATTCTCTGGTTCTTCAAAAAGCCGAAGTCTAACCCTAAATCATATTGTTTGGTTGACTCCCATTTCAATTTGTTATTCCCGATCTGGCTCGGTATTGTTGCCGGCATATTCTGATAATCGGTAGAGGAATACAAGGTTCTCCATCCGTATTCTCCGACCCAACCATTACCCGTTTTTCCCCATCCGGCACGGATTTTCAAAAAAGATAGCCATGGGGAATCTTTCAAGAAGTTCTCCTCGGAAACGATCCACGCCGCCGCAAATGACGGGAAGGTACCCCATCTGTATTTCGGGGAGAACTTGGATGAACCGTCCGAACGTATTGTCCCGGTCACGAGGTAACGATCCATGAATTTATACTCGATTCTTCCTACGAAAGACAACAACACGGACCCGCTGGCACTACCGTTTACCGCCCCGTATTTGTAAGGATTAGCTCCTTGCCATATCGCATTCTGCACGTAGTCATCCGGGAAATCGGTCATGGATAGCGTGTAATATTCCTGTTCCTCGTCGTTATAATTACTTGCCAGCATGGCAGTTAATTTGTGATTCTCACCAAAATCCTTCATGTAAGACAAGCGTATTTCGAGTTCTTTACTATCGGTTTTGCTATGTGTTTTTCTCCCGAAACCTTTTTGGTCTCCCCAGTAACCGCTACCTGCCTGCGTGCGGCTGGACTGATAGGCGTAACGTTCCCCCTTCCGTGTTTGGTACGTGTATTGGGTGATCAGGTTCAGTTCGGGCAAAATTCGGAATTCCAGATTTCCCGTGAGCCGTACGTTGTGGTCTTCGCTCTCCGTGGTGTTTTCTTCCATTTCGATAATCGGGTTCACGACATAATAGGTGCGTCCCGAATAGAGATATGAATGTAGATACAAGGAACCGTCGTCATTGTAAGCCTTTATATCGGGACGGGCTTTCGCCGCAGTGGATAGACCAGCATTATTACTTAACCTGTCGGATAGAGTCCCGGAAACTTTCACGGTAGCCCGAATCCATTTATTAATATCGGCGTTGAAACCGATGTCATACGTGTATCTCTCGTAATTCGTTCCTTTCACTTGTCCCAGCTCATCCGTGTAGCCCAAAGAGGCGTTATACCCGAAGGAACTGCCGCCTCCCCGGATGGAGACTTTATGTTGCTGTTTGGAACCGTCTCGCATGATGTATTTCATCCACGGGGTATTGGCCTCCCCGAAGAAATCCGATGCGGCAAACGTTGCGTATTTGGAGTATTTGGTAATATCGTCATATCCTTCCGCTTTTGCTCCATTGCGGACGGCTTCCATGACTAGCATTTTGAACTCGTCCGTGGTCAACGTGTTTACGTCGGAAACGAGGCTCGTTATGCTGTAATCATAGCTGTAATTGATTACCGGTTTCTGGTCTCGTCTACCGCCTTTCGTCATGATCATGATGACTCCGGCTGCGGCTCTTGAACCATAAATGGCGGCAGAAGAGGCTCCTTTCAGTATGTCGATGCTCTGAATATCATCCGGGTTTAGTTCGTTGATGTCAAAATCACTTGTCATCGGGACATTATCCACTACGATTAAAGGAGAGGTTGCCCCGCTTAATGACGGGACTCCCCGAATCTCTAACCGGGCGGGGCTACCGGGTGCCCCGTCTCCTGCCAGAATGCTCAGGCCGGGAATCTGGCCTTGCATCATGTGGGCCACGCTTGTCGCTGTTGATTCTTCGATAATCCGGGAGTCAAAACTTGCCACCGATCCGGTCAAATCTTTTTTGGTTGTTGTTCCGTAACCAATAACGACAACTTCTTCTACCTCGCTTACATCCTCTTCCAACACGACATTCAACGTTTGTTGTCCGGTCCACTTTACCTCTTTCGTCTTCATCCCCACGAACGAGAATAATAGAACTAGAGAATCTCGTTTTTCCACGTTCATCACGTATTCACCTTTCACGTCCGTGGACACACCGACGGTTGAACCCTTTATCAAGATCGTCACCCCCGGTAGAGGGGTTCCCTCTTTGTCTTTCACGATTCCCCGGATGACGATGGTCTCTTTTTTCGTGTCATTTGTTGGACTTCCTGACGTGGAAAGCTCGTTCATTCCCGTGTGATGCCTTGTGTAATTTGCGTTCGACAATAAGGGTAAACAGCACAAAAATGGTAATACGACAAGTCCCCATCCCTTTCGTCTTCGGGGAAATTTTGTTTTCACGGGTGCGAGTACTCTTTTTTGCCTCGCTTTTGTTTGTGGATTTTTTTTCATAATTTTGATTGTTGATTAATTAATAGGAATGTGAATTAATTAACGTGATGGAGTGTGTTCTTAGTGTCTGAAGCCAGAATACACTCCTGTTTTATATTGGATTTGTTGAGATCCCTATTTTGTAACATGGAATCTGGTTGTTATTTTGTATTGTCCAGAAAATCAATAGATATAGAGCCGATTAAATGTCGCATAAGAGAAAATTAAAGTGGTACAAAATCCTGTACATAAAATTGAGAACTTGAAACTCAATTCTACGTATTAGTTATGGTCACATGAATACAAGTCTATTGGGATGCTCTATTTGGGAACAAGTTCTAAGATGTCCGTGCTGATTTGATAAGGCTTGTTTCTTGATAAGGGCAATACTTTCTGTTTCATAATTGTTTCGTTAAATGGTTAAAAAATATGCATTTTACTCCACACTTATTCAATATACTAACAATACTGCAACCTTTTATTAAAGGTGTAACTTCCCTTCTTGCATTTCTGCCTTCATGCATTAGCATTCTGAATAACCCTCTGAGAGGTTCTATGCACAAATATAGTGCTAAATTATATATTAGCAAATATTCTTAACAAAAATCTTTCCTTTATCAATTAAATTTTTTCGAAATGGCAACAAAACAGGAAAATAAAGGAAAGATCAAGAACACGGAAATAGAACTTTATGTCATCAATAAGGTTAAAGAATATAGAATTGCGGCGAAAATGAGCCAAAGAAAACTCTGCATGGAATTGAGATTAAGTCCTACTTACGTGTTTTATGCAGAGAGTCCAAAATATACTGCAAAATACAATTTAAATCAACTTAATGAACTTGCTAAGATTTTCAAATGCTCGATTGCTGATTTTATGCCTTCTCCTTACGTGGAAACGGATACTATTGAAGAATACATGGATTTGCATCCCAAAGTAAGAATAAGGAATGAAAAGATGATAAAGGATGCAGAGGAAAAAGGACGGGAAAAGAGAGAGGCAAAGGAAAAGAAAGGCAAAGCGAAAAGGAAAAAGCAATAATTTATTTGAACTGTTCGTATCATTACCCTAATCCACCCCAAATAAAGCAGTAATTTAACCCAAATAATCTCACTTCCTCAGAGATCATTCGATGCTTACTCGTGGCTCAAACATTACGGGATGACTAAGCTCAGAGTAAGCATCGAATAAACTTCGAATAAGGGGGATTATTTCCCTAGGTTCTCCGTGGGATTTCCCTTGATTTTGGTTTGATGGTGATCATGCCGTTTTTGTGATTCGAGATTTAAGATCGTGATTTACTCTCTTGCTGTTACTTTTTTTCGCCCTACCAAAGCTTACATCCTGTTATTATGTCTCCCTTGTCTTTTCGTTATTTCTTCGTTCCTATAGAGCTATGCTTTAACGATAGGATAACGAATAAATAACGGAGATATACAAGAGAAAGTATTGTGTATTAGAGTATTTGTTGAGATGCGTCTATTCTTGATCTGTAATTTTGTGATGAGGGGTTGGGGTGACTGAAATAAAAAGATGATTAGGAATAAACTTTTTTAGGATAAGATATTTCTCTCATAGATTAATATTTTATCTTGTTCTGCCGAATCTTTCGCAAAATCTTTTAATTGTCCCTCTTCCACGAGATCAATTTTCTTGCGGAGAAGGGATTGTAGGGCGTTCACGATGCTAATATATTTGAAAAGAGTAACATTCGCACTCTTGTCAAAACGGACAAGTATATCAATATCACTTTCTTTTGATTCTTCCCCACGAGAGTAAGAGCCAAAAATCCATACCTTTTCCACGGGTTGTAGTGTGAAAAATTCTCTTAGTTTATCGATAATAGTCTGTTTCATAGATAGTGTTTCAAAAAGTGTGTAAATTCCGAATTGATTATTTTTGTAATGCAATTTTCAAAAATGAATTATTATGGAATTTACATGTGAACAAATCTCGGAAATAATTTCCGAAATCACAAACGGTGAACTAGGTTTACAAGGCTTGGTCAAACAAGGCTTAGAGAGTTTAATGTTATCGGAACGTGCTCTTCATAACGAGACACGTGGTGACGTGAGTAACGGTTTTCGTGGTCGTCGAGTATGTCATGGCGGTAAGGTCTTCGAGCTTCGGGTCCCGCGTAGTCGTAACAACCATTTTTACCCGATGTTACTGGGGGTGCTAAAAGACCAGGAAGAAGAGGCTCAAAAGCTAGCGAGTAGCCTTTATTGCAGCGGTTTAACCACGGAACAAGTGGGTAAAATTTACGAGCAATTTTACGGGAAACATTACAGTAAAAGCCAGGTTAGCCGCTTGTTGAACACGGCCCGCGAGGATGTAAATGCCTGGCTAGGTCGTGAACTGGATCATCGTTACCCGATAATTTACATTGATGCCACCTATGTCCTCACCCGTCGTGATGATTCCGTTTCCAACGAGGCTTACTACACGGTTTTGGGGGTGAAAGAAGACCGAACCCGCGAGGTGCTGGCCGTGGTGAACTTCCCCACGGAAAGTGCCACGAACTGGAAGGACGTGTTTGAAGACCTCAAGGAAAGAGGCGTGGGCGTGATTGATCTCCTGGTGTGTGATGGACTGCCCGGCATTGAAAACGTGCTGGCAGAAACCTTTCCAAAAGCAGATTTACAATTATGTACCGTGCACCTGAAGAGGAATATAGCTGGGAAAG
The window above is part of the Butyricimonas paravirosa genome. Proteins encoded here:
- a CDS encoding SusC/RagA family TonB-linked outer membrane protein; amino-acid sequence: MKKNPQTKARQKRVLAPVKTKFPRRRKGWGLVVLPFLCCLPLLSNANYTRHHTGMNELSTSGSPTNDTKKETIVIRGIVKDKEGTPLPGVTILIKGSTVGVSTDVKGEYVMNVEKRDSLVLLFSFVGMKTKEVKWTGQQTLNVVLEEDVSEVEEVVVIGYGTTTKKDLTGSVASFDSRIIEESTATSVAHMMQGQIPGLSILAGDGAPGSPARLEIRGVPSLSGATSPLIVVDNVPMTSDFDINELNPDDIQSIDILKGASSAAIYGSRAAAGVIMIMTKGGRRDQKPVINYSYDYSITSLVSDVNTLTTDEFKMLVMEAVRNGAKAEGYDDITKYSKYATFAASDFFGEANTPWMKYIMRDGSKQQHKVSIRGGGSSFGYNASLGYTDELGQVKGTNYERYTYDIGFNADINKWIRATVKVSGTLSDRLSNNAGLSTAAKARPDIKAYNDDGSLYLHSYLYSGRTYYVVNPIIEMEENTTESEDHNVRLTGNLEFRILPELNLITQYTYQTRKGERYAYQSSRTQAGSGYWGDQKGFGRKTHSKTDSKELEIRLSYMKDFGENHKLTAMLASNYNDEEQEYYTLSMTDFPDDYVQNAIWQGANPYKYGAVNGSASGSVLLSFVGRIEYKFMDRYLVTGTIRSDGSSKFSPKYRWGTFPSFAAAWIVSEENFLKDSPWLSFLKIRAGWGKTGNGWVGEYGWRTLYSSTDYQNMPATIPSQIGNNKLKWESTKQYDLGLDFGFLKNQRIRGSLGFYKKTTKGLLYPFTMALSTGMESTSVNFANIENKGVEFDISATIIQNKDWNWSFGFNIGKNKNKITGLDAEYISAPGQTYLSNTVIREGESLGLIYGFETDGVFRSQAEIDYYESLNPDYQYQEQYSYRKTIPGDLKFVDQDGDGRVNKVYGNHEDKIVLGCSRPDFEGGFNTRLSWKGLTLSVQGTFSYGAQKAWTAEANQFCFASTGTANVLDVALKRWTPENPDSNYPCVRLDFYNNDFTDFSVYNASYLKIQNVNLEYRFPKYIVDKTKIFGNISVFASANNVYTFTSYPGPSPESWSSDAIQGASVDTEAYPKTRTFNFGVKVTIK
- a CDS encoding XRE family transcriptional regulator; its protein translation is MATKQENKGKIKNTEIELYVINKVKEYRIAAKMSQRKLCMELRLSPTYVFYAESPKYTAKYNLNQLNELAKIFKCSIADFMPSPYVETDTIEEYMDLHPKVRIRNEKMIKDAEEKGREKREAKEKKGKAKRKKQ
- a CDS encoding nucleotidyltransferase family protein, yielding MKQTIIDKLREFFTLQPVEKVWIFGSYSRGEESKESDIDILVRFDKSANVTLFKYISIVNALQSLLRKKIDLVEEGQLKDFAKDSAEQDKILIYERNILS
- a CDS encoding IS256 family transposase, with protein sequence MEFTCEQISEIISEITNGELGLQGLVKQGLESLMLSERALHNETRGDVSNGFRGRRVCHGGKVFELRVPRSRNNHFYPMLLGVLKDQEEEAQKLASSLYCSGLTTEQVGKIYEQFYGKHYSKSQVSRLLNTAREDVNAWLGRELDHRYPIIYIDATYVLTRRDDSVSNEAYYTVLGVKEDRTREVLAVVNFPTESATNWKDVFEDLKERGVGVIDLLVCDGLPGIENVLAETFPKADLQLCTVHLKRNIAGKVKPRDKKQVMEELKQICTPDQWEISPEQAFQKFKEFIARWQKSYPVLKRYCHDRYRFYFTYFKYEREIRGMIYTTNWIERLNRDYKRVINMRGAMPNPQAVILLMGTVAQNADIYKYPIYNFLESRLFY